In the Rippkaea orientalis PCC 8801 genome, one interval contains:
- a CDS encoding helix-turn-helix transcriptional regulator, translating into MPEFTISSGNFFADLGFSNASEKLAKVKLASLIYDLIDERQLADSEVARILTIDLSQVTNLKKGRLSDFSLEKLLSFLVALGQNIEIMVSPKPETMSSGTIQVIRQSCA; encoded by the coding sequence ATGCCAGAGTTTACGATCAGTTCAGGAAACTTTTTTGCCGATTTAGGATTTAGTAATGCTTCAGAAAAGTTGGCTAAAGTCAAACTAGCTTCACTCATTTATGATCTAATTGATGAGAGACAATTAGCTGATTCAGAAGTGGCGAGAATTTTGACCATTGATTTATCTCAAGTGACGAATTTAAAGAAGGGTCGATTGTCAGATTTTTCTTTAGAAAAACTTTTATCTTTTCTGGTTGCATTAGGTCAAAACATTGAAATTATGGTTAGTCCAAAACCCGAAACAATGTCTAGTGGTACTATACAGGTAATCCGTCAATCTTGTGCTTGA
- a CDS encoding DUF5615 family PIN-like protein — MTIKYLLDEHIPLQLRTQILRRYPNLEVWVIGDPNAPSKGTSDPDILIWCEDNGFILVTNNRKTMPIHLSDHLKNKRHIPGIFMINENMTMGQIIEELMIIAEAAFLNEYQDLITFMPIL; from the coding sequence ATGACCATTAAATACTTACTGGATGAACACATTCCTTTACAACTTCGTACCCAGATTTTAAGGCGTTATCCCAATCTAGAAGTGTGGGTTATTGGTGACCCCAATGCACCCAGTAAAGGAACTTCTGACCCAGATATTCTTATTTGGTGTGAAGACAATGGCTTTATTTTAGTCACTAATAATCGGAAAACTATGCCGATCCATTTATCAGATCACTTGAAAAATAAACGTCATATACCAGGAATTTTCATGATTAATGAAAATATGACTATGGGACAAATCATCGAGGAATTAATGATTATTGCTGAAGCCGCTTTTCTTAATGAATACCAAGACTTAATAACCTTTATGCCAATTTTGTAA
- a CDS encoding DUF433 domain-containing protein, translating to MQLEDYFDMSSADDIRVKGTRIGIEHILYQYIHRAQSPEAIAEHFHTLTLEQVYATILYYHANQKAVSAYIADWLAWGQQMREQQKNNPPPFLEKLRQFQAQKDTETESQTVLASL from the coding sequence ATGCAATTAGAAGATTATTTTGACATGAGCAGTGCTGACGATATTCGAGTCAAAGGCACAAGAATCGGTATAGAACATATCCTCTACCAATATATCCATCGCGCACAATCCCCAGAAGCCATTGCAGAGCATTTCCATACCCTGACCTTAGAACAAGTTTATGCGACGATTTTGTACTACCATGCCAATCAAAAAGCTGTCAGTGCCTATATTGCCGATTGGTTAGCTTGGGGACAACAGATGCGAGAACAACAAAAAAATAATCCCCCACCATTTTTAGAAAAGTTACGACAATTTCAAGCCCAAAAAGACACTGAAACCGAATCCCAAACTGTACTTGCGTCTCTGTGA
- a CDS encoding DUF4926 domain-containing protein: MNKPELFDVIELLTDIPEFSLRKGEQGAIIDNYEDGVCSIEFTNKKGETTANCSIPQDKFTVVWSSKTEQWLTPIVPR; this comes from the coding sequence ATGAATAAACCAGAATTATTTGATGTCATCGAACTTTTAACGGACATTCCTGAATTTAGCCTGAGAAAAGGAGAACAGGGAGCGATTATAGACAATTATGAAGATGGAGTATGTTCGATTGAATTTACGAATAAGAAAGGAGAAACCACCGCTAATTGCTCTATTCCTCAAGATAAATTTACTGTTGTCTGGAGTTCTAAAACTGAGCAATGGTTAACCCCCATTGTCCCTCGTTAA
- a CDS encoding plasmid mobilization protein has product MPNPENKDKVVSLRFRESELKNLDEQASSVNLSRSAYITRKLQGLPVLPARVPPVNWEAYRELGGISAQLSALGNNINQIAKVLNTAKQQGQPLPPSLPSPDSLIEAISLIEQLQPTIKQIRLELSGVNSVTCE; this is encoded by the coding sequence ATGCCTAATCCTGAGAACAAAGATAAAGTCGTTTCCCTTCGATTTCGAGAAAGTGAACTCAAGAACCTCGATGAGCAAGCTTCATCTGTTAATTTATCCCGCAGTGCCTATATCACCCGTAAGCTTCAAGGTTTACCCGTTCTTCCGGCTAGGGTTCCCCCTGTCAATTGGGAGGCTTACCGAGAATTAGGGGGGATTTCGGCTCAATTATCCGCCTTGGGCAACAATATTAATCAAATTGCCAAAGTTTTGAATACGGCTAAACAACAAGGTCAACCCCTTCCCCCATCCCTTCCTAGTCCTGATAGTTTAATCGAAGCGATCTCCTTAATTGAACAACTACAGCCAACGATTAAACAAATAAGGTTGGAATTATCAGGTGTAAATTCAGTAACCTGTGAATAA
- a CDS encoding type II toxin-antitoxin system PemK/MazF family toxin — protein MKRGEIYYANLNPSVGSEIAKRRPVLIISNDVNNHAASTVTILPLTSNISRIYPFEVFLSPSDSGLPKPSKVQAQQIRTISKQRISGDVVGLLNEELMQLVDAALKLHLALD, from the coding sequence ATGAAACGTGGTGAAATTTATTATGCCAACCTCAACCCGTCTGTGGGGTCAGAAATAGCCAAACGCCGTCCTGTATTGATTATTAGCAATGATGTTAACAACCATGCTGCTTCTACGGTGACAATTTTGCCACTTACCTCCAATATCAGTCGAATTTATCCGTTTGAGGTGTTTCTCTCACCATCAGACAGTGGTTTACCCAAACCTTCTAAAGTTCAAGCACAACAAATACGAACCATTTCCAAGCAACGAATTAGTGGGGATGTGGTAGGTTTGTTGAACGAAGAACTAATGCAATTAGTTGATGCTGCGTTGAAACTTCATCTGGCACTGGATTAA
- a CDS encoding ribbon-helix-helix domain-containing protein: MQSQKLSISLSPTLTRFIEHYKTAKGYKSRSEVISIALTLLQEKELFEAYHQASTEVDEDWDVTVADGLSDETW, from the coding sequence ATGCAGTCGCAAAAACTCTCCATATCGTTGTCTCCTACCCTGACAAGGTTTATCGAACATTACAAGACAGCTAAAGGGTATAAATCTCGCTCTGAAGTGATCTCAATTGCCTTGACCTTATTGCAGGAAAAAGAACTATTCGAGGCTTATCATCAGGCTTCTACTGAAGTTGATGAAGATTGGGATGTAACTGTTGCTGACGGGTTAAGCGATGAAACGTGGTGA
- a CDS encoding tyrosine-type recombinase/integrase, with the protein MLTNATPSPLSEADLLARFAQFVRLDTADGNASDDTVKTYACTVKQFLGWCDAQRLHPLDATRDDLKSYRRWLVDGQQYKCATIALKLTVVRRFYAGAVERGLILANPALGIKPPRETIDPAERINYLEEAEVTRLLESLPTENTVGALRDRFLVAVMVLEGCRTVEMHRASIGDIVKRGGDIGIRVSGKRSRRIVPLTPDLAKLLNKYLNARKRSGEALLADTPLFIALDKRTYGGRLSRRSIQRVIDKYLQASGLKEQPTKQKSPKRASNQSHQPSSGEKQRSSQSASSTSTKFQQPERQLSAHSLRHTAGTLAIRAGSDLRQVQDLLGHADPRTTALYAHVADRWRNNPALRLGVKVPL; encoded by the coding sequence ATGCTCACCAATGCCACCCCTTCCCCTCTCAGTGAGGCTGACTTATTAGCTCGCTTTGCCCAGTTTGTCCGTCTCGATACCGCCGATGGCAATGCTTCTGACGATACGGTGAAAACCTACGCCTGTACGGTTAAGCAATTTCTCGGTTGGTGCGACGCGCAACGGCTTCATCCTCTCGATGCGACGCGAGATGACCTCAAATCCTATCGGCGTTGGTTAGTGGACGGTCAACAATACAAATGTGCCACCATCGCCTTGAAATTGACGGTGGTGCGTCGTTTTTATGCAGGGGCGGTGGAACGGGGGCTGATTCTGGCTAATCCGGCTTTGGGCATTAAACCCCCCAGGGAAACCATCGATCCGGCTGAGCGCATTAATTACCTCGAAGAAGCCGAAGTAACGCGGTTATTGGAGAGTTTGCCCACTGAGAATACGGTGGGGGCGTTGCGGGATAGGTTTCTGGTGGCCGTCATGGTTTTGGAGGGATGCAGAACCGTGGAAATGCACCGCGCTTCTATTGGGGATATTGTAAAACGAGGTGGTGATATCGGCATTCGGGTATCAGGAAAACGATCTCGACGCATTGTGCCGTTAACGCCTGATTTAGCCAAGCTGCTGAATAAGTATCTGAATGCTAGGAAGCGGTCAGGGGAGGCATTGTTAGCGGATACTCCTTTGTTTATTGCGTTAGATAAAAGGACGTATGGAGGGCGATTAAGTCGTCGTTCGATTCAGCGAGTAATTGATAAGTATTTACAGGCATCAGGGTTGAAAGAGCAGCCGACAAAACAAAAAAGCCCAAAACGGGCATCTAATCAGTCTCATCAACCGTCTAGCGGGGAGAAACAACGCTCTTCACAATCTGCTTCATCTACGTCTACTAAGTTTCAACAACCAGAGCGACAGTTGAGCGCACATTCTTTGAGGCATACGGCAGGGACATTGGCCATCAGGGCAGGTTCGGATTTAAGGCAGGTGCAGGATTTGTTAGGCCATGCTGATCCCAGGACGACTGCTTTGTATGCTCATGTGGCTGATCGGTGGCGCAATAATCCAGCCTTGAGGTTGGGGGTCAAGGTTCCGCTTTGA